One Bacillus sp. F19 genomic region harbors:
- a CDS encoding DUF4256 domain-containing protein: protein MTKRSNISNKKELSLEQREELLRALKARFEKNMHRHKGLEWAKIQAKLDANTEKLWSLNEMERTGGEPDVVGHDKKNGEYIFYDCSAESPKGRRSVCYDREGLESRKKHKPENNAIDMATAMGIELLTEEQYRALQKLENFDMKTSSWVQTPSDIRELGGALFCDCRFGHVFVYHNGAESYYAARGFRGSLRV, encoded by the coding sequence ATGACAAAGAGAAGTAACATCAGCAATAAAAAGGAGTTGTCACTAGAACAACGTGAAGAATTACTCAGAGCATTGAAAGCCCGTTTTGAGAAAAACATGCACCGCCATAAAGGTCTTGAATGGGCTAAAATCCAAGCAAAGCTGGATGCTAATACTGAAAAACTGTGGTCGCTCAATGAAATGGAAAGAACTGGAGGTGAACCGGATGTTGTTGGTCATGATAAAAAGAATGGCGAATACATTTTTTATGATTGTTCAGCGGAAAGTCCTAAAGGTCGCAGAAGTGTTTGTTACGACCGTGAAGGGTTGGAGTCAAGAAAAAAACATAAACCAGAAAATAACGCTATTGATATGGCAACTGCCATGGGCATTGAACTATTAACGGAAGAACAATATCGAGCGTTGCAGAAACTTGAAAATTTCGATATGAAAACGTCGAGTTGGGTGCAAACACCCTCTGATATTAGAGAACTCGGAGGTGCCCTTTTTTGCGATTGTCGCTTCGGGCACGTCTTCGTGTATCACAATGGAGCAGAATCCTACTATGCCGCCAGGGGTTTTCGTGGCTCGCTAAGGGTCTAA